The following proteins come from a genomic window of Deltaproteobacteria bacterium:
- a CDS encoding acyclic terpene utilization AtuA family protein, producing the protein MPAQKRFKILSPTAILGYGFPLNSFARGMEERPDLIAVDGGSTDPGPYYLGSGKSFTSKEGVKRDLAIIIEAGLKAGIPVAVGTAGGSGAAPHLQWCADIVREIAQEKKISFKLGIIPGDVEKRTVKKALAQNRIKPLDHTDLLTETAINESTHIVAQMGIEPFITAHEQGCEVILAGRAYDPAPFAALAVLMGYRKGLALHMGKILECAAIAATPGSGSDCVLGVVEQDSFVLKALSPERKFTRLSVAAHSLYEKSDPYHLHGPDGHIDLTQCRFTELEEGMVRVSGSQFIPSEKTYIKLEGACPAGFRTISIAGIRDPVLIDKIDSVLKDVIQKIQPFFPGLNMNDRLQIRQYGACGVMGVLEQEKQKGHELGLVIEALGDTQEEADALCSLYRSTLLHYGYEGRVATAGNLAFPFSPSDLSAGRVYHFSIYHLMEIDAEELFPLRCETVRGN; encoded by the coding sequence ATGCCGGCGCAAAAACGATTCAAAATATTATCACCGACTGCTATCTTGGGATACGGGTTCCCGTTGAATTCATTCGCCAGAGGAATGGAAGAGCGCCCTGATCTTATAGCAGTAGATGGCGGTTCCACAGATCCAGGCCCCTACTATCTGGGATCAGGTAAATCTTTTACCAGCAAAGAAGGAGTAAAACGAGATCTGGCTATCATTATAGAAGCCGGACTTAAAGCCGGAATCCCTGTTGCTGTTGGTACCGCTGGAGGTTCCGGGGCTGCTCCTCATCTACAATGGTGCGCCGATATTGTCAGAGAGATTGCTCAAGAGAAGAAAATTTCTTTCAAACTCGGCATTATTCCAGGAGATGTTGAAAAAAGGACCGTCAAAAAAGCATTGGCTCAGAACCGGATCAAACCATTAGATCATACTGATCTTCTTACAGAAACCGCGATAAATGAATCAACACATATCGTAGCTCAAATGGGCATTGAACCGTTTATTACAGCCCATGAGCAAGGGTGCGAGGTTATATTGGCAGGACGAGCCTATGATCCGGCGCCATTTGCGGCTTTGGCCGTTTTGATGGGTTATCGCAAAGGTCTTGCCCTCCATATGGGAAAGATTCTTGAATGTGCTGCTATTGCAGCCACGCCTGGTTCAGGTTCGGACTGCGTTTTAGGAGTCGTTGAACAGGACAGTTTTGTACTCAAGGCCTTGAGTCCGGAAAGGAAATTCACTCGGTTATCCGTAGCCGCTCATTCGCTGTACGAAAAATCAGATCCTTACCACCTTCATGGACCTGATGGTCACATAGATCTTACGCAATGCCGTTTCACCGAATTAGAAGAAGGTATGGTCAGAGTATCCGGCAGTCAGTTTATTCCATCCGAGAAAACCTATATCAAACTTGAGGGTGCTTGCCCGGCTGGGTTTCGTACAATTTCAATTGCCGGGATACGGGATCCCGTCCTCATTGATAAAATTGATTCTGTATTAAAAGATGTAATTCAAAAGATTCAACCCTTTTTCCCCGGTTTGAATATGAACGACAGACTGCAAATAAGGCAATATGGCGCCTGTGGTGTTATGGGAGTTTTGGAACAAGAGAAGCAGAAGGGGCATGAACTGGGACTTGTCATTGAAGCTCTGGGGGATACCCAGGAAGAAGCTGATGCATTATGCAGCTTGTATCGCTCCACTCTTCTGCACTATGGGTATGAAGGCAGGGTGGCTACTGCAGGCAACCTTGCTTTTCCATTTTCTCCATCGGATTTGTCGGCTGGAAGGGTATACCATTTTTCGATCTATCATCTCATGGAGATCGATGCTGAGGAATTATTCCCTTTAAGATGTGAAACAGTCAGAGGAAACTGA
- a CDS encoding DUF4387 domain-containing protein: MKLTDIATVIRSKNAGPFLLTLDIMFKDRFTYEKFKKAGLMTKERAADIYGIEVDDIQSVTFFDPADAVKITFTRPIVSGGLGDTDIYGAQQHVPLMNWEFSLNL, translated from the coding sequence ATGAAGCTGACAGATATCGCAACTGTCATACGCAGTAAAAATGCAGGCCCTTTTCTCCTGACTCTGGACATAATGTTCAAAGATCGGTTTACATATGAAAAATTCAAAAAAGCAGGCCTAATGACAAAGGAAAGAGCGGCAGACATATATGGCATCGAGGTAGATGACATTCAATCCGTAACTTTTTTTGATCCGGCGGATGCCGTGAAAATTACGTTTACAAGGCCAATTGTTTCCGGTGGTCTTGGCGATACCGATATATATGGCGCCCAGCAACACGTTCCTTTAATGAACTGGGAGTTTTCTCTGAATTTGTAA